The Stenotrophomonas sp. NA06056 genome segment CAGGTGATGACCCGCGCCAGCGAGTTCGCCCTGGCCAAACCAGCCCGCGAAACCATCTACACCCGCGTGGACCGCCAGTGGCGCTACAAGGCTGGCGCAGCGATCGACACGGTGGTCTATCGTGGTGCCGATCTGAGCTTCGCCTGGTTGCACAAGGGGCTGTCGCTGTTCGGTTCGCACGTGGTGTTCATCGGTGGCGTTGCCGTAGCCGGGTTGATGACCCTGGCGGCGTTCGGTGTGCTGCGCGAAGAGAAGAAGCTGCCGCGCGACCGCTGAGGTCGCACCCCTTCCAAGGAGAGAGACGATGTCGCTGATCGCGCTGCTGTTGACCGTGCTGGTCGCTGTGCTGCACTTGTACTTCCTGGTGCTGGAGATGTTCCTGTGGACCCGCCCGCTGGGCCTGAAGACGTTCCGCAATACGCCGGAGAAGGCAGAGACCACGCGCGTGCTGGCGGCCAATCAGGGCCTGTACAACGGCTTCCTGGCCGCGGGCATCGTGGTGGGGCTGGTGCTGGCGCAGCCGGTGCTGGTGACGTTCTCGCTGGTGTGCGTGGTGGTGGCGGGGTGCTATGGCGCGTACAGCGTGAGCCGTCGCATCTTCATGATCCAGGCGGTGCCGGCGATCCTGGCGTTGGTGTTGCGCGCGCTGGCGTAGTTTCCAGCCAACGGCGCAGCCCCTCGTGGGTTGGTCGCGTAATGCGGGTCATGGGGCTGGCCGGGCGGGGGGGGGGGGCAGGGGACGCCGTAAACCCATCCCTGGGGGCTTGGCCGCGGCATCCATGCCGCGGACACCCCTGCCCAGCCCACCCGCCCGGCCCCTGACAGTTTCCGTGTGCGGCCAGCCCACGGAGAAGAAAAAGAAGATCAAGAGCAACAGCGGGTCGCTGCGCTCGTGGGTTCTGCGCGCATGAAAAAAGCGGCCACCGGGCCGCTTTTGTTTTTGCTTTTGCTCTTCTTTTTTCTCTTGCGTGGGTGGACGCCGCAGAGAACTGCCAGAGGCCGGAGGGGTGGGGCCGGGCGGGGTATCCGCGCCAT includes the following:
- a CDS encoding DUF1304 domain-containing protein; amino-acid sequence: MSLIALLLTVLVAVLHLYFLVLEMFLWTRPLGLKTFRNTPEKAETTRVLAANQGLYNGFLAAGIVVGLVLAQPVLVTFSLVCVVVAGCYGAYSVSRRIFMIQAVPAILALVLRALA